From Ignavibacteriota bacterium:
GAAGCTTGTGGCGGGCGTTGATGAGGCGGGCCGCGGCCCGCTCGCGGGGCCGGTCGTTGCCGCTGCGGTCATCCTGCCCGAAGGCGTCCTCATCCCCGGCGTGGATGATTCAAAGAAGCTCACGGCGGCGAAGCGGGAGGCGTTGTACGACGTGATCTCGCTTCCCGCGGTCGCCGCGGGGACCGGTATCGTGGGCCACGAAGTGATCGATCGCATCAATATCCTGCAGGCGACCTACCGCGCGATGCACCAGGCGCTGGCGGCGCTGAGCGTCATGCCCGGGCACGTCCTCGTGGATGGGAACAGATTCGCGGGCACGGGCATTCCATTCACCACGATCGTGGACGGCGATGCCCTGTCGCACTCCATTGCCGCCGCGTCCATCATTGCCAAGGTCACGCGCGACAGGCTCCTGTGCGACTACGACCGGCTGTATCCTGCCTACGGCTTTGCACGCCACAAGGGGTACGGCACGGCGCAACACCGCGCAGCGATCGTTGCCCATGGTCCGTGCCCGATCCATCGGAGCACATTCCTGTCCGGGATCCTGGACGGTGCCCGGTCGCAGGAAGAGGTCACGATCGGGGAAGGGGACGGCACAGCGTGAATGGTCCGGGGGTATGGAGAGCAACTCGCCCGCGCATTCCTTGTCCGTGAAGGGTTCAGGATCCTGGAAATGAACTACCGGTTCCATCACGGTGAGATCGACATCATCGCCGAGGAGGGAGAGGTGCTGGCCTTCTGCGAGGTGAAGACGCGCACCAACGACAGGTACGGGGCTCCCGAACTCGCCGTGACCGCGCTGAAACAACGGCAGATCCGGAAGGTTGCGCTCGGGTATCTTACGGTGCGTGGTCTGCACGACCGTGGTCGCACGGGGCCACCGTTTTAATGCCGGTTCGACGTCGTTGCCGGCCCCGATGCATTCCGCTGAGGTGGTGTGCGCCGGAGCTCACGCTGATCCGCGATGCTTTCAGGTAGTGCTTGCCTTTTCGCCGCGTTTGTCCAATATTAGCATAAGAAACGCTGTTCCGCTGGTGAGATGACGAACCCCCGAATCTTTCCGGAAAGACATTCCTGATGCATGCACTCCCATTGATCCTGATCGCGCTGTGTGTCATGGCGATCGCGTACCGCTACTATAGCGCGTTCATTGCCGCAAAGGTCCTCACGCTCGATGATACGCGAGTGACCCCGGCACATACATTCAATGACGGACAGAACTACCAGCCCACGAATAAGTGGGTCCTGTTCGGGCACCATTTCGCTGCGATCTCCGGCGCGGGCCCGCTCATCGGCCCGGTGCTCGCCGCGCAGTTCGGCTTCCTCCCGGGCTTCCTCTGGCTCATCGTGGGCGTCGTTATCGCCGGTGCCGTTCACGATTTCACCGTTCTGGTCTCGTCCGTGCGGCAGGATGGCAAATCGCTGGCTGCCATCGCCCGCAAGGAGATCAGTCCGCTCGCCGGCCTCATCAGCTCCATCGCCATCCTGATCATCCTCGTCATCGCTCTTGCAGGGCTTGGTATCGCCGTCGTGAATGCGCTGAGTGAGAGTTCCTGGGGCACGTTCACGATCGCCATGACCATCCCCATCGCCCTGGTGGTCGGGCTCTGGATGTACCGGATCCGTCCGGGAAAGATCACCGAGGCCAGCATCATGGGTGTGCTGATGGTGGTGGCGGCCGTGGTGGGCGGGAGCTATGTCCCGGGCAGTGCGATCGCGCCGTGGTTTACCCTCTCGCGCGACGGCATCGTGCTGTCGCTCATTATCTACGGGTTCATCGCCTCCGTCCTGCCGATCTGGCTGCTGCTGATCCCGCGGGACTATCTCAGTTCGTATATGAAGATCGGGACCATCGGGGCACTCATCCTGGGTGTCATCATCGT
This genomic window contains:
- a CDS encoding YraN family protein, whose amino-acid sequence is MVRGYGEQLARAFLVREGFRILEMNYRFHHGEIDIIAEEGEVLAFCEVKTRTNDRYGAPELAVTALKQRQIRKVALGYLTVRGLHDRGRTGPPF
- a CDS encoding ribonuclease HII encodes the protein MTSEKSRRTGPTLQYENELHARGVKLVAGVDEAGRGPLAGPVVAAAVILPEGVLIPGVDDSKKLTAAKREALYDVISLPAVAAGTGIVGHEVIDRINILQATYRAMHQALAALSVMPGHVLVDGNRFAGTGIPFTTIVDGDALSHSIAAASIIAKVTRDRLLCDYDRLYPAYGFARHKGYGTAQHRAAIVAHGPCPIHRSTFLSGILDGARSQEEVTIGEGDGTA
- a CDS encoding carbon starvation protein A produces the protein MHALPLILIALCVMAIAYRYYSAFIAAKVLTLDDTRVTPAHTFNDGQNYQPTNKWVLFGHHFAAISGAGPLIGPVLAAQFGFLPGFLWLIVGVVIAGAVHDFTVLVSSVRQDGKSLAAIARKEISPLAGLISSIAILIILVIALAGLGIAVVNALSESSWGTFTIAMTIPIALVVGLWMYRIRPGKITEASIMGVLMVVAAVVGGSYVPGSAIAPWFTLSRDGIVLSLIIYGFIASVLPIWLLLIPRDYLSSYMKIGTIGALILGVIIVNPELKMPAFTQFIGGGGPIIPGKLFPFLFVTIACGAISGFHALISIRDDTEADQQGAIPASSGTGRCSWRLVGIVALIAACSLEPGDYFAINLSPEKFAALGMSPVHLETLSREVGETVAGRPGGAVSLAVGFAYIFTGLPGLEKLMGFWYHFAIMFE